The proteins below are encoded in one region of Bacillus sp. 2205SS5-2:
- a CDS encoding YebC/PmpR family DNA-binding transcriptional regulator: MGRKWNNIKEKKASKDANTSRIYAKFGREIYVAAKQGEPDPESNQALKVVLERAKTYSVPKAIIDRAIEKAKGGSEESYDTLRYEGFGPNGSMVIVDALTNNVNRTASDVRAAFGKNGGNMGVSGSVAYMFDATAVIGLEAKTADDVLEILMDGDVDARDIIEEEEAVIIYAEPDQFHAVQAAMKNNGVTEFTVAELTMLAQNDVTLDADAQEQFEKMIDAIEDLEDVQQVYHNVDLGE, encoded by the coding sequence ATGGGCCGTAAATGGAATAATATTAAAGAGAAAAAAGCGTCAAAGGATGCGAATACAAGTCGTATATACGCAAAATTCGGAAGAGAAATCTATGTTGCAGCCAAGCAAGGAGAACCTGATCCAGAATCGAATCAAGCACTCAAAGTAGTTCTAGAACGTGCCAAAACATACAGTGTACCCAAAGCCATTATCGACCGTGCAATCGAAAAAGCAAAGGGTGGTTCAGAGGAAAGTTATGATACCCTTCGTTATGAAGGCTTTGGACCGAACGGATCAATGGTCATCGTTGACGCTCTTACAAATAATGTGAATCGTACAGCATCAGATGTCCGTGCTGCTTTTGGTAAAAATGGTGGAAATATGGGGGTAAGTGGTTCGGTTGCCTATATGTTTGATGCTACTGCTGTTATCGGCCTGGAGGCTAAAACAGCAGATGATGTACTTGAAATATTAATGGACGGGGATGTAGACGCTCGTGACATTATTGAAGAAGAGGAAGCTGTCATCATTTACGCCGAACCGGATCAATTTCATGCTGTGCAAGCTGCCATGAAAAATAATGGTGTAACCGAATTTACCGTAGCTGAGCTAACGATGCTAGCCCAAAATGACGTTACTCTTGATGCAGACGCTCAAGAGCAATTTGAGAAAATGATTGATGCGATCGAGGATCTTGAGGATGTACAACAAGTGTATCATAACGTCGATCTAGGAGAATAA
- a CDS encoding endo alpha-1,4 polygalactosaminidase: MKRVVILFCFLVYTLLSPLAYSPVRAELESPFSQINTYQIYYNTPTDEILENMKDYDLVIVEPHEFTVDQIQQLKDSGTMVLGYINTMEADEWNIEFMNQLHQDDFYYEVDKRVFYPEWNSYLMDISSPHYQELLQQEINNQIIQKGFDGIFLDTVGDIDNEFLDQPDVLEAQRAGMVSFLKTVKEKYPQLPLLQNWGFDTLKEATAPYVDGILWENFDQNVIANDEWAQNTIQTLREMKQEYPLEVFTVSFSEGEWSKAFAEEKGFVHYYEPESFDEFTWNDFATSPTISSENGLAQIREYQVY; encoded by the coding sequence ATGAAGAGAGTCGTTATTTTGTTTTGTTTTTTAGTGTATACTTTGCTTTCACCTCTTGCTTATTCTCCGGTTCGTGCGGAATTAGAAAGTCCTTTTTCGCAGATTAATACCTACCAAATTTACTATAATACCCCCACAGATGAGATTCTCGAAAATATGAAGGATTATGATTTAGTGATTGTTGAGCCTCATGAGTTTACTGTTGATCAAATCCAACAATTGAAAGACAGTGGTACGATGGTGCTCGGATATATTAATACAATGGAAGCGGATGAATGGAATATTGAGTTTATGAATCAGCTTCACCAGGATGATTTCTATTATGAAGTCGACAAAAGAGTATTTTATCCTGAGTGGAACTCATATTTAATGGATATATCGTCCCCTCATTATCAAGAGTTATTGCAGCAAGAGATTAACAATCAAATCATACAAAAAGGATTTGATGGAATTTTTCTTGATACGGTTGGAGATATCGACAATGAATTTTTGGACCAGCCTGATGTGTTAGAAGCACAAAGAGCAGGTATGGTTTCGTTTTTGAAAACGGTAAAGGAAAAGTATCCTCAACTCCCTTTATTACAGAATTGGGGATTTGACACATTGAAAGAAGCGACAGCCCCATATGTCGATGGAATCTTGTGGGAGAATTTTGATCAAAATGTGATTGCAAATGACGAATGGGCCCAAAATACCATTCAGACATTAAGAGAAATGAAGCAAGAATATCCGCTTGAGGTGTTTACGGTCTCCTTTTCAGAAGGAGAATGGAGTAAAGCATTTGCTGAGGAAAAAGGATTTGTTCATTACTATGAACCCGAAAGTTTTGATGAATTTACTTGGAATGATTTTGCCACATCTCCAACTATTTCTTCAGAAAATGGTTTGGCGCAAATTAGAGAGTACCAAGTATACTAA